TACTCATGGCACGCTTGCCTCCTTTACGTATGATTACTTTTGCTTTTCCAGTCCCCTTGTAACATTCCCTTTTGACAGCGAGAATCCCTGCTTTAAGGGAACAAAAACAGCCGGAGTTGGTGCGTCCGGCTGTTTTTGCTATCTTAATTAGTATACCACAGGAAATTGTTACAAATACAAACCACTAACAAAATTCCTTTATTAATCAAATGAAGGACGAAATTTAACTGTTTGCCCAGGTGCATAGGCTGGATTGACATAGTCATGAGGATTAGGACTAATCAGACGTACAATTTTTCCTTCATAGGAATTAATAGGCTCTACCAGCATGACTGCCGCTCCCATTTGGATTTCCTGAATTTGCTGCTTTTCCACCTGCTCCTGGTTATCAAATATGAGCTCCATTGGCATAACAGAGTAAATTATCATTGAAGCACACCCTCTTTATTACGTTTTTCCTCAATAAGTTCATTTAGTTTCTTTAACGCTTTCCCAAGTCCACCTACTTCATTAATTAAGCCATACTTAACCGCATCAGAGCCAATTACATTCGTTCCAATATCTCGGGTTAATTCACCTGTACGTAGCATGAGATCACGGAATTTCTCCTCTGTAATATCCGAATTACGAGCGACAAATGAAACTACTCTATCCTGCATTTTATCCAGATACTCAAAGGTTTGTGGTACACCAATAACAAGCCCCGTTAAACGAATCGGATGGATTGTCATTGTCGCTGTCTCAGCAATATAGGAGTAATCACCTGCAACAGAGATTGGCACACCGATAGAATGCCCACCACCAAGTACGAGGGTAACAACAGGCTTCGATAAGGATGAAATCATTTCGGCTAAAGCAAGACCGGCTTCAACATCGCCACCCACTGTATTTAAGATAACCATAACACCTTCAACCTTTTGGTTTTGTTCTGCTGCCACCAATTGGGGAATGATATGCTCGTATTTCGTTGTTTTATTCTGAGGGGGTAATTGAATATGCCCCTCTATTTGGCCGATGATTGTTAGGCAGTAAATATTGCTTTCCAATTGAGGTACGTTAGTCTGGCCAAGCTGAGTAATATTGTCTATTAGACGTTTTTTAACCTCATCTGAAGGCTCCTGCTGTGGTGCTGGCGTATCTGGCTGCTCTTGAGATCTTGAGCGGTCTGGTTGTATTTGGGGTGTTTGCGGACTCTCCTCATTATTGGTTCTATTCATTGTAAATGGGGGCTTACGCAAATAATCTTTAGGATCCATCTGGCTAACGACCTCCTTTATGCTAGTTGTAGTATGGGTTAGCCCTACCGAATTCATGCATTGATGGAAAAGCTAGCCTGCTTATAAAATTGTTTCACATAAGTCAAATCCTTATAAAAAAACACTCCTTTCATATTTGATGGCACATTCAGCCAATCATCCATGACAGGAGTGTTTTTAACGTCTATTTACTCTCTAAGCCTTTATTTAATTTTTCGCTTGCCTTAGCAGGAATCTCTGATATTTGTACCTCAGTATAGGAAACTACTTGATCAGGCTTCACATACACTTTAAGATACGCCTTTTGACGCAATTGTTTAAGACCAGTAAATGTAATCGTCTTTTCCATTCCATCCTTATCATATCCAGTTAACGTATATTCGTACAAGTCTGTATTTGACACTTGTTTACCTTCTCCAATGATCTGAACATAATAAAGGTCTGCACCTATTTTTTTGAATCGATTGTCTTCAAAAAGATAATACAAACCGCCTAAAACGATCAAGAAAACTAAGATTCCAATAATTGCCTTCTTCATTTTCATTCTCCTCTATACGAATTCTCTTGCGATCAGTATAAGGGAGTTTTGGCCAATGTAACATTGAATATCCTTTCATCAATATTACATTTTTGTAAGATAAGGCATGTATCTGCTATCTAGAGACCATTGATCCTTTTAAAAGGGAAGCAAGCGGGAAAGCAAATTCAGGAATCCCCGCAGCATAAGGAGTATACTCATATAAACCAAAATAAATGATTACGGAATCTCCTTTGATATAGAACGCTTGTTGCTCATTAATCGTTTCGAACGGTGTTAGTAAATACCCATATTTTTGTTGAAATTGTTTCTTTATTTGTTGTGAAATTTCTGCTTTATAATCAGGGTTTTCTTTAAGAAGGTCTTGAAGCGAAAGAATTTTACCTGTTTTGATATCGATTGTATAAGCAACCCGATCAACCATTCCGTGTGCTCCACCCGTATATGTATACTGATCAAAAACGACGCTAATTAATCCGTTTTGATTATAGGTAATCTCGTAATCAAGTGAGTAATCATAAGGATTTTCACCCTCTCTGATCTCCACAGAAGCTTGAGAACCCATTTCAAAGGTTTCTAGTGCAACCTTTTCTAGCTGATCGTTTATTTTCCGTTGAATTTCTACATTGGAAGAAAGCCATTTTAATTGCGGATATTGTATCGATACGTTTGTATGATTTCTGTTGATTTTCAGTTCTTTATTCTCGAATTGCAGGTCATTTTCGGATACAAAATGGGTGCTTACAGCTTTTGTAACGGAATCCTGTGAAATAGAAAAACCCATGTTTTCACAAATAACCCGCAATGGTACCAGTATGGAAGAGTCTTTGATTCGAGGGGCTTCCTCCATATACAGCTTATGTCCATTTACGAGATAGGCATTATCTTCTACCTTCATTACGATTTCCTTTTTTGAAGATAGGATTGAAATACGTTTTGTTTGGGGCTCGTAGTATACATGAAATCGGAAATCGTTGCGTAACGTATCTAATGTTACAAATGTAGTTCCCTTGATGACTTCTCCGGCACTTCTAAGCAGTTTGGTGTCGACCAATACATCAATCTGCTTAGTAGATTCTGCCCAGACGGAATTTGCACCGAACGTAACGCAATGAAGCATTGCTGCTACCATCAAAATAAACCCTCTTGCTTTTCTCATACAAGATTCTCCTTTATGTACAGAACGATTCCTTCTTTTTACCATGACGCGAAAAGGACAGTATATCACATGTGATGCTTGTTTGTACTCCTTCATTAGCATTTCACATACCTCAGTACAGCTTTTATTATTACTTTTCCAGGTTAACTTCTTATTCTAAAAACGACGACCCATCAACGAAATCTTGACAGGTCGTTCATACTGTATCCCTGTTCCCACAGGCCATATATTTTATGCCTCTTTAAGAAGAAATGATTAGACTACCTGCCTGACTTCTACATTTATTCACCCTTAACCACTTCTGTCGCTTCAAATGATCGCATGTCATATTGCAGCCGAATCAACTAACTAGATCGAAGCGATTTAATCAGCAGTCTGATCAGTACGTCCTATTCGAGATGGAACTAAAAGACTTATTTATCAGACTTATATGGATTTATTTTAAATTCATCCTTCCCAAAACTTTATTCCACATCGGTTACAAATAAATTACCTTTTTGTTATGGTACGAGTAAATTTGAACACTTCATCCGCTGCCCTTTGACGCCCTCCAGACTTATGAAATGACTGACTGATTTTTTTTGCCTTTTCCTGATAAATCGGATTTTCTAAAACCTCGTGAACAGCTTGTTTAATATCCTCTGATGATAGATTTTCAAAATCTAACAAAACTCCTGCTCCAAGCTCCTTTACCCGTCGTGCTATCATAGGTTGATCATTAACAATGGGCAGCATAACTAACGGTACCTCAAAATAAAGTGATTCACTTATGCTATTCATCCCACAATGGCTAATAAACACATTTGTGTGACGTAATACATCTATTTGAGGAACATAATGACGCACAATAAAGTTATCTGGTATATCCCCTAATTCTTCCATTGTTGTATTCTTTCCAATGCTAAGTACTACCTTACCATCTACGTCTTTTAAAGCCGTAAAGCATTTTTGATAAAGCTCTAGCTGTTGGTTTACGATCGTTCCCATAGAGATGAAGATGACTTGTTTTCCTGTTAACTCATCAATGGGAAAATCACCAAGGTGACTGCTATCTGGTATGGAAGGACCTACAAAAATATAGTTGTCATCAAACTGCTCACTATTTCTCTGGAAATAAGAAGAAGTGAACACAATATTTAAATCAACTGGCCCAGGATTAGATAAAAAAAATCCCGGAAATGGAACTTTATATTTGTTTTCTAATTGCTTTTTACATTCTTGTATTTTTTCCAATTGTAAAAAATTTTGAAGCGTAGCCAGCCTCTCTAGCTTCCCTTTTTCATCATCTGAGTCTGTTAGTGTCATATTTTCATGAGGATCATTTGAAAATGCAAATGTAGTCCAAGTAGCAATGGATAATAACTTACATTGGTGAGCAATCCAGGTACCTACCATCGTTTGTGCATCGTATAAGAGATAGTCATATGTCTCATTCGTAATTTCGTTTTGTATGGTATCCGTTATCATTTCCATGGCATGTAGAAATTGCAGGAAAAACTCTACCGGCTGTGAATTAATCAGATTACTAATTTCTTGAAGTATTTCTTGCGCCCTTTGATCCACAGGCCGAAATATAGCTCCTGTTTGTTCAATTTTCTCTTGAAAATGATTGGACGAATAATAGACAATCTGCTCCCCGCGCTTTACTAAATCTGTTACTAGCCCTAACGTTGGATTTACATGACCTTCTCCCAACATACTGATATATAGTGCCTTTGCCATTTGCTTCCCTCCCATAATAAAAGTTGTTCTACTCCCCATTCCGTTTTTTTACAGGATGCCCACGGAAATTCGTTAGAACTGCTGCTTGTGAATGAAGATCCCTATAAAACCAAACTTAGTTATTATTTGTTTGGATTATAACAAACAATTTCATTTTTTGTCTACATTTTATTCACATCCCTTTCGTTCCGTATTCTTACGTCTTAGCTATTTACAGTTTTGAATTTCTAATAGATTCAGTTCATGAAATTACACAGAAAATGAATTTACGTAGATAAAAAAGCAAGTAGGCTTACGTTTTTTTAAAAACACCATCTATTTAATGGTACAATTCTAAATAGATAGATAACTAAAGCGAAAGTATCAATCTCTACGATTTGCTCGTTTTACTTGCATTCTTATTAGGAAAAGGTAGTGAAATTAGCTTATAGGAGGACGTATTATGGCAACAGCAACAGATATTTTTTGGAGACCAAGCATCGGAAGCGGCTATGAACATTTGCGATTAGTAAAAGACGATCACAAGATAACGGTTGACAGTTTAGTAATTGGAAAGACAGACGAGGGTGCAATTTTTCGTGTACAATATCAAATTATTCTTGACACGAATTGGATCGTCCGC
The nucleotide sequence above comes from Brevibacillus laterosporus LMG 15441. Encoded proteins:
- a CDS encoding macrolide family glycosyltransferase: MAKALYISMLGEGHVNPTLGLVTDLVKRGEQIVYYSSNHFQEKIEQTGAIFRPVDQRAQEILQEISNLINSQPVEFFLQFLHAMEMITDTIQNEITNETYDYLLYDAQTMVGTWIAHQCKLLSIATWTTFAFSNDPHENMTLTDSDDEKGKLERLATLQNFLQLEKIQECKKQLENKYKVPFPGFFLSNPGPVDLNIVFTSSYFQRNSEQFDDNYIFVGPSIPDSSHLGDFPIDELTGKQVIFISMGTIVNQQLELYQKCFTALKDVDGKVVLSIGKNTTMEELGDIPDNFIVRHYVPQIDVLRHTNVFISHCGMNSISESLYFEVPLVMLPIVNDQPMIARRVKELGAGVLLDFENLSSEDIKQAVHEVLENPIYQEKAKKISQSFHKSGGRQRAADEVFKFTRTITKR
- a CDS encoding YlzJ-like family protein, translating into MIIYSVMPMELIFDNQEQVEKQQIQEIQMGAAVMLVEPINSYEGKIVRLISPNPHDYVNPAYAPGQTVKFRPSFD
- a CDS encoding ClpP family protease, translated to MDPKDYLRKPPFTMNRTNNEESPQTPQIQPDRSRSQEQPDTPAPQQEPSDEVKKRLIDNITQLGQTNVPQLESNIYCLTIIGQIEGHIQLPPQNKTTKYEHIIPQLVAAEQNQKVEGVMVILNTVGGDVEAGLALAEMISSLSKPVVTLVLGGGHSIGVPISVAGDYSYIAETATMTIHPIRLTGLVIGVPQTFEYLDKMQDRVVSFVARNSDITEEKFRDLMLRTGELTRDIGTNVIGSDAVKYGLINEVGGLGKALKKLNELIEEKRNKEGVLQ
- a CDS encoding YxeA family protein, which translates into the protein MKKAIIGILVFLIVLGGLYYLFEDNRFKKIGADLYYVQIIGEGKQVSNTDLYEYTLTGYDKDGMEKTITFTGLKQLRQKAYLKVYVKPDQVVSYTEVQISEIPAKASEKLNKGLESK
- a CDS encoding PdaC/SigV domain-containing protein, whose protein sequence is MRKARGFILMVAAMLHCVTFGANSVWAESTKQIDVLVDTKLLRSAGEVIKGTTFVTLDTLRNDFRFHVYYEPQTKRISILSSKKEIVMKVEDNAYLVNGHKLYMEEAPRIKDSSILVPLRVICENMGFSISQDSVTKAVSTHFVSENDLQFENKELKINRNHTNVSIQYPQLKWLSSNVEIQRKINDQLEKVALETFEMGSQASVEIREGENPYDYSLDYEITYNQNGLISVVFDQYTYTGGAHGMVDRVAYTIDIKTGKILSLQDLLKENPDYKAEISQQIKKQFQQKYGYLLTPFETINEQQAFYIKGDSVIIYFGLYEYTPYAAGIPEFAFPLASLLKGSMVSR